Genomic window (Hymenobacter sp. BRD128):
CTGTTATTTAATTACTTCTACCCACCCTTTATAAACAGTGGTATTACTCAATTGGTGTAGCTGGTAATAATAGATCCCAGAAGCCGCCGTCTCTCCCCACTCCGCTTGGTAGTTTTCAGTTCTATATACCTGCGCGCCCCAGCGGTTGTAAATAGTAAGCGACCATTGACCAGCCGGTAATCCTTTGATCACAAAATTGTCATTATAATGGTCGCCATTAGGAGTAATAACATTCGGAATGGTTACCGGGCAAACAGCCACGCTAATCTGACGCGTGGCAGTTTGAGAATTACAGCCGCTTATAGTGAGCTGGTAAGTACCAGCCTGCTGCACCAGTAATTCTGTACCTGTGGAGCCATCTGACCATCGATATATTGCGCCAGGCGAGGCTGGTATTGGCCCGCGTAAGAGTGTTTGCTGGCCGACACACAGTATTGTATCGGCCCCGAGTGAGAAGTTGGGAATGAGTGGGCGGGCCACAACATGGAAGGCTGCCGAGGCTTTTAGACCCGTAGGGTAGGTGGCCTGCACAGTGTAAGTGCCCCCCTGGCTCACAAAAATGCTGGCCGTAGTGGCCCCAGTATTCCATGCATAATGAGCATTAAGTCCACCCGTGGCAGTGAGTTGCACTCGGCTTCCCATACACAAGACTGAATCACCGGCTATAGTTACTGGCGTAGCTACTACCGGCACCAGTTTAGTTAGCCAATAATCGTAGCTTCCGCGGCTGGGTTCTGACTTGTCACCTGAAATTCCTGATTCCGACGAACCAAGTACCACATAGCTACCATCGATATTTTGCAGGATGGTGTTACTATCTTCAAAAGATACACCACCAAGTCCCAAGTCCCATTGCTTAATCCCTTGCATATCAAGCTTAACTATCCATCTATCTGCCATTCCTTTACTGGGCTGGGTCTTATCCCCTGAGACATCTGAATATGAACTTCCAGCCAGCGCGTATCCTCCGTCTAAAGTTTGAATTACATCTCGTAAGTCCTCGTAGTTTCGGCCTCCTAGCGTAACATCCCACTGTTTGACACCTTGTGCAGTAAGCTTCACCACCCAGTAATCACTACTACCCCGACCAGGCTGGCTTTTATCGCCTGACGCACCGGAGTCAGACTGCCCGCCTATGACATATCCACCATCGGTGGTTTGGCATATAGCATGCAATAAGTCGGCACCTGCCCCCCCAGTGTCTTGTCCCACTGTCTATTACCCTGTGAATCTAACTTGAGTAGCCAATAATCTGCTAGGCCCCTACTTGGTTGACTTTTCGTGGTAGAAATACCAGAGGCAGAATTCCCTCCAATGGCGTAGCCCCCATCAGCAGTTTGTACGACATCATAAATTTCATCTGATAGGCTCCCACCGTACGTGTGCTCCCATTGTTTACTGCCGTTAGCATCGAGCTTTACCACCCAGTAATCATTGCTGCCTAAGTTGCTCGCCGTTTTATTGCCTGAAATGCCAGAAGCAGAAGTACATCCAATGAGGTAACCACCGTCGGTTGTCTGCTGTAGTGCGCCGAATGCATCAAAGCCACTGCCACCAAATCGATGGTCCCACTGCTTGCGGCCTTGTGCATCAAGCTTTACTATCCACACATCCTGATCGCCGAAGTTCGATTCGCTCTTATCTCCTGAAATACCGGAAGTAGACACCCCGCCCAGTATGTAACCGCCATCCGTTGTTTGGCGAATG
Coding sequences:
- a CDS encoding gliding motility-associated C-terminal domain-containing protein — translated: MVKLTAQGVKQWDVTLGGRNYEDLRDVIQTLDGGYALAGSSYSDVSGDKTQPSKGMADRWIVKLDMQGIKQWDLGLGGVSFEDSNTILQNIDGSYVVLGSSESGISGDKSEPSRGSYDYWLTKLVPVVATPVTIAGDSVLCMGSRVQLTATGGLNAHYAWNTGATTASIFVSQGGTYTVQATYPTGLKASAAFHVVARPLIPNFSLGADTILCVGQQTLLRGPIPASPGAIYRWSDGSTGTELLVQQAGTYQLTISGCNSQTATRQISVAVCPVTIPNVITPNGDHYNDNFVIKGLPAGQWSLTIYNRWGAQVYRTENYQAEWGETAASGIYYYQLHQLSNTTVYKGWVEVIK